A portion of the Alphaproteobacteria bacterium genome contains these proteins:
- a CDS encoding DUF1989 domain-containing protein: MTELAARQRARVLEPGIVPYLPGVERYRARGGGALTVALAPGDRLTATDAEGGQACAILAFGPDGRPDPAVLGAVARGPTAGLAAMLATPSPSVVPVAGLLAAAGVEPADVPAIVLFDDPLSPAGESAGFVAARAATVAVIAVGGAMEPGEMGPPTDILVRVERAALPNDIGARPLPPPLAEPLWEARVDRASAIAYTVAAGQYIQIIDVDGRQCSDFQAFDRRKLDRGIERELDATTTRTLLGLSYPTPGLLSKMFDRDMDAGVELVQDTCGRHDSFGLACASRYYEDMGYFGHRNCSDNFNAALAEHGIGPRIGWTALNLFFNTAVDDANAYHGAESWSRPGDYVLFRACTDLVCASSACPDDIDPANGWNPTEVHVRVYPAEHEFKRAVAYRMTPDSEAQLTRETGFHPRTSALTRNFVEYRGFWLPTKFNNHGREAEYWACREGVVAMDLSPLRKFDVMGPDAEALMQHALTRNVKRIAPGAIAYTAMCNQTGCMLDDGTVFRMGPDNFRWICGDDYSGVWLRDLARENGWRVNVKSATDQLHNIAVQGPKSLDVLRQVIWTPPAQPSVEEIDWFRFCIGRIGGFHGIPVMVSRTGYTGERGYEVWCHPKDAPGVWDAVFDAGAAHGILPLGLEALDVLRIESGLIFYGYEFDDQVDPFEAGIGFTVGLKSEEDFVGKAALIERKEHPQRRLVGLELAGDEPAVHGDCVHVGRAQVGVVTSGCRSPILNKTVALCRMAVQHAAPGTEVEVGKLDGHQKRIPATVVPFPFYDPEKKKPRGLA, translated from the coding sequence GTGCTGGAGCCGGGGATCGTTCCCTATCTTCCCGGCGTGGAGCGCTATCGCGCCCGCGGCGGCGGCGCGCTGACCGTCGCCCTGGCGCCGGGCGACCGGCTGACCGCGACCGACGCGGAGGGCGGCCAGGCTTGCGCGATCCTCGCCTTCGGTCCCGACGGCCGGCCGGATCCGGCGGTCCTCGGCGCGGTCGCGCGCGGTCCGACGGCCGGCCTGGCCGCCATGCTGGCGACGCCGTCGCCCAGCGTCGTGCCGGTGGCCGGCCTGCTGGCCGCCGCCGGGGTCGAGCCGGCGGATGTGCCGGCCATCGTCCTGTTCGACGATCCGCTCTCGCCGGCCGGGGAGAGCGCCGGTTTCGTCGCCGCGCGCGCCGCGACCGTCGCGGTGATCGCCGTCGGCGGCGCGATGGAGCCGGGCGAGATGGGGCCGCCGACCGACATCCTGGTCCGGGTCGAGCGCGCCGCGCTGCCGAACGACATTGGCGCCCGGCCGCTGCCGCCGCCGCTGGCCGAGCCGTTGTGGGAGGCGCGGGTCGACCGGGCCAGCGCGATCGCCTACACCGTCGCCGCCGGCCAATACATCCAGATCATCGACGTCGACGGCCGCCAGTGCTCCGACTTCCAGGCCTTCGACCGGCGCAAGCTCGACCGCGGCATCGAGCGCGAGCTCGACGCCACCACCACCCGCACGCTGCTCGGCCTCAGCTATCCGACGCCGGGGCTCTTGTCGAAGATGTTCGACCGCGACATGGACGCCGGGGTCGAGTTGGTGCAGGACACCTGCGGCCGCCACGACAGCTTCGGCCTCGCCTGCGCCAGCCGCTACTACGAGGACATGGGCTATTTCGGCCACCGCAACTGCTCCGACAACTTCAACGCGGCGCTGGCCGAACACGGGATCGGCCCGCGCATCGGCTGGACCGCGCTGAACCTGTTCTTCAACACCGCGGTCGACGACGCCAATGCCTATCACGGCGCCGAGTCCTGGTCGCGGCCGGGCGACTATGTGCTGTTCCGCGCCTGCACCGACCTGGTCTGCGCCTCGTCGGCCTGTCCCGACGACATCGACCCGGCCAACGGCTGGAACCCGACCGAGGTCCACGTCCGGGTCTACCCGGCCGAGCATGAATTCAAGAGAGCGGTGGCCTATCGCATGACACCCGATTCCGAAGCCCAGCTGACCCGCGAGACCGGGTTCCATCCGCGCACGTCGGCGCTGACCCGCAACTTCGTCGAGTATCGCGGCTTCTGGCTGCCGACGAAGTTCAACAACCACGGCCGCGAGGCCGAATACTGGGCCTGCCGCGAGGGCGTGGTGGCGATGGACCTGTCGCCGCTGCGCAAGTTCGACGTGATGGGCCCGGACGCCGAGGCGCTGATGCAGCACGCGCTGACCCGCAACGTGAAGCGGATCGCGCCGGGCGCCATCGCCTATACCGCGATGTGCAACCAGACCGGCTGCATGCTGGACGACGGCACCGTGTTCCGCATGGGCCCCGACAACTTCCGCTGGATCTGCGGTGACGACTACAGCGGGGTGTGGCTGCGCGATCTGGCGCGCGAGAACGGCTGGCGGGTCAACGTGAAGAGCGCGACCGACCAGCTGCACAACATCGCGGTGCAGGGCCCGAAGAGCCTGGACGTGCTGCGCCAGGTGATCTGGACCCCGCCGGCGCAGCCGTCGGTGGAGGAGATCGACTGGTTCCGCTTCTGCATCGGGCGGATCGGCGGCTTTCACGGCATCCCGGTGATGGTCAGCCGCACCGGCTATACCGGCGAGCGCGGCTACGAGGTCTGGTGCCATCCGAAGGACGCGCCGGGCGTGTGGGACGCGGTGTTCGACGCCGGCGCCGCCCACGGCATCCTGCCGCTGGGGCTGGAGGCGCTGGACGTGCTGCGCATCGAATCCGGGCTGATCTTCTACGGCTATGAGTTCGACGACCAGGTCGACCCGTTCGAGGCCGGCATCGGCTTCACGGTCGGGCTGAAGAGCGAGGAGGACTTCGTCGGCAAGGCGGCGCTGATCGAGCGCAAGGAGCACCCGCAGCGCCGGCTGGTCGGCCTGGAGCTGGCCGGCGACGAGCCGGCGGTGCACGGCGACTGCGTCCATGTCGGCCGTGCCCAGGTCGGCGTCGTCACCTCCGGCTGCCGCTCGCCGATCCTGAACAAGACCGTCGCGCTGTGCCGGATGGCGGTACAGCACGCCGCGCCGGGCACCGAGGTCGAGGTCGGCAAGCTCGACGGCCACCAGAAACGCATCCCCGCCACCGTGGTGCCATTCCCGTTCTACGACCCGGAGAAGAAGAAGCCGCGCGGGCTGGCCTGA
- a CDS encoding AI-2E family transporter, whose product MTRRSISLLVAGGVLVAVLVIAPDVPLVVFAGILLGLFLRGGGDWIAARLKIGQMLGMAAFVLTLVLIGVAIALLAAPLIAVQFDELMVRIPAAAEGLMQQIRQYPWGEDLLAQLRPEGMLRTGGAGVAAAAATTFGAFGHVVVILIVGIYMAINPGLYLRGVRQLFAPSLRPRAEEVMHATASTLRRWLAAQILAMTTVGVLSWIGLWILGIPLAPMLGLIAGLFAFIPNVGPILSMIPGVLLALPMGTETVIWTVGVYMAVQAIETYLVTPIVQREMVALPPALTITVQILLGVLFGIFGLMLATPIAAACMTLTRMLYVDYLDGEPGAKPAKAARGK is encoded by the coding sequence ATGACGCGGCGTTCGATCTCGCTTCTGGTGGCCGGCGGCGTGCTGGTCGCGGTGCTGGTGATCGCACCCGACGTGCCGCTGGTGGTGTTCGCCGGCATCCTGCTCGGCCTGTTCCTGCGCGGCGGCGGCGACTGGATCGCGGCCCGGCTGAAGATCGGCCAGATGCTGGGCATGGCCGCCTTCGTGCTGACACTGGTGCTGATCGGCGTGGCGATCGCGCTGCTGGCGGCCCCGCTGATCGCCGTGCAGTTCGACGAGCTGATGGTGCGCATCCCGGCGGCGGCCGAGGGCCTGATGCAGCAGATCCGGCAATATCCCTGGGGCGAGGACCTGCTGGCGCAGCTGCGGCCCGAGGGCATGCTGCGCACCGGCGGCGCCGGCGTCGCGGCGGCGGCGGCGACCACCTTCGGCGCCTTCGGCCATGTGGTGGTCATCCTGATCGTCGGCATCTACATGGCGATCAACCCGGGGCTGTACCTGCGCGGCGTCAGGCAGCTGTTCGCGCCGTCGCTGCGGCCGCGGGCGGAAGAGGTGATGCACGCCACCGCCTCCACCCTGCGCCGCTGGCTCGCCGCCCAGATCCTGGCGATGACCACGGTCGGCGTGCTCAGCTGGATCGGGCTGTGGATCCTCGGCATCCCGCTGGCGCCGATGCTGGGTCTGATCGCCGGCCTGTTCGCCTTCATCCCCAATGTCGGGCCGATCCTGTCGATGATTCCCGGCGTGCTGCTGGCGCTGCCGATGGGAACCGAGACCGTGATCTGGACGGTCGGGGTCTACATGGCGGTGCAGGCGATCGAGACCTACCTGGTCACCCCGATCGTGCAGCGCGAGATGGTGGCGCTGCCGCCGGCGCTGACCATCACCGTGCAGATCCTGCTCGGCGTGCTGTTCGGCATCTTCGGCCTGATGCTGGCCACCCCGATCGCGGCCGCCTGCATGACGCTGACCCGGATGCTGTATGTCGACTACCTGGACGGCGAGCCGGGCGCGAAGCCGGCGAAGGCTGCGCGGGGAAAGTGA